The following coding sequences are from one Anguilla rostrata isolate EN2019 chromosome 16, ASM1855537v3, whole genome shotgun sequence window:
- the shcbp1 gene encoding SHC SH2 domain-binding protein 1 isoform X2 translates to MADEIVCSITEQLNSNEQETENVNIEGRVEISPRKVDLESVTEMETVGMHEIRRDILQVTQGLFQNEDDDINDSGTDYLTGDKPGTLLQRAERVGDVALPDTFQTNQLLYYERFKAYQDYMLGDCKTSEVWAFTADYLEKVVEPGDWRALWCTDVFDVLVEVVDVDYKELKAKVELVLPLQCERKGCELTEDSMKDLLEATQHKVPLQELHVVYDDTGDFDQTALAVEHLRFFCRHIWRKWDEEDEDDDFDYFVRCVEPRLRLHYDILEDRVPAGLVAEYHALLDRCSQKFQEFSSLRNGISSDSESELNNVSMVEGLKMCEQMEALKRKLRIIENPLLRYVLGYRGNSGQPCYSAKGLRSAGGRAVHVVSSCMTVGLLQKLMADKLCPSFSGEEFELQFYSDLLLALSACYEGDTVIVCPGHYHVAGSISIPDSIEVEGYGLPDEVVIEQKCKGDTFIETTGANIKISNLKFIQHDAIAGIFCVRQGKLEMENCVLQCETTGVIVRTSAQLSMNMCDLYGAKGAGLEIYLGSICSLVGNGIHHCKEGILIKDFADELDTMPKITMIKNVIHNNEGYGVILVKPENDPRLGRTGAHATDAAEDGSVAEEAPDSGEQRDEGRDGGPPPVTVEESPSEARPPRRRSGVPPEFTEGNNAIKRELAATSAKKRRLARSRAEELGVTQTDDSLLSQEMFVSIEDNQFKRNGMGSFGTFLY, encoded by the exons atggcAGACGAAATTGTTTGTTCAATTACCGAACAACTGAATTCGAATGAGCAGGAGACTGAAAATGTCAACATCGAAGGAAGGGTGGAGATTTCACCGAGAAAAGTTGATTTGGAGTCCGTAACTGAAATGGAAACAGTCGGGATGCATGAAATACGACGTGATATTCTTCAAGTGACGCAAG GTCTATTTCAGAATGAAGACGATGACATCAatgacagtggaacagattacTTGACTGGTGACAAACCTGGCACTCTTCTGCAGAGGGCAGAACGCGTTGGTGATGTGGCCCTTCCGGACACTTTCCAGACCAATCAGCTGCTGTACTATGAGCGATTTAAGGCCTACCAGGATTACATGTTAG GTGACTGCAAGACATCTGAAGTGTGGGCCTTTACAGCCGACTATCTGGAGAAGGTCGTGGAGCCTGGTGATTGGCGGGCACTGTGGTGCACCGATGTTTTTGACGTGCTGGTGGAG GTGGTGGACGTGGACTACAAAGAACTGAAGGCCAAGGTGGAGCTGGTGCTTCCTCTGCAGTGTGAGAGGAAGGGCTGTGAGCTGACTGAGGATTCCATGAAGGACCTCCTGGAGGCCACCCAGCACAAAGTTCCCCTGCAGGAGCTCCACGTGGTCTATGACGACACTGGGGACTTTGATCAAACTGCACTGGCTGTGGAGCACTTACG GTTTTTCTGCAGGCACATCTGGAGGAAGTGGGACGAAGAAGACGAGGACGATGACTTTGACTACTTTGTCAGATGCGTGGAGCCTCGCCTCAGGCT gcaCTATGACATCCTGGAGGACAGGGTTCCAGCAGGGCTTGTGGCCGAGTACCACGCCCTGCTGGACCGCTGCTCGCAGAAGTTCCAGGAGTTCTCCAGCCTGCGCAACGGCATCAGCAGCGACTCCGAGTCGGAGCTGAACAACGTGTCCATGGTGGAGGGGCTGAAGATGTGTGAGCAGATGGAGGCTCTCAAGCGCAAACTGAGGATCATCGAGAACCCGCTGCTCAG GTACGTACTGGGCTACAGGGGGAACTCAGGCCAGCCGTGCTACAGTGCCAAGGGCCTTCGCtctgcgggcgggcgggcggtgcACGTGGTCTCCTCCTGCATGACCGTTGGCCTCCTGCAGAAGCTGATGGCTGACAAGCTGTGTCCCTCTTTCTCCGGGGAggagtttgagctgcag TTCTACAGCGATCTCCTGCTGGCTCTGAGCGCGTGCTACGAAGGGGACACTGTCATCGTCTGCCCCGGACACTACCACGTGGCCGGCTCCATCAGCATTCCCGACTCCATCGAAGTGGAAG GATATGGACTGCCGGATGAAGTGGTTATTGAACAGAAATGTAAAGGAGACACCTTCATAGAGACCACCGGGGCCAATATCAAGATTTCCAACCTGAAATTCATCCAGCACGATGCCATTGCAGGCATATTTT GTGTGCGCCAGGGGAAGCTGGAGATGGAGAACTGTGTCCTTCAGTGCGAGACGACGGGTGTGATCGTGCGGACCTCTGCTCAGCTCTCCATGAATATGTGCGACCTGTACGGGGCAAAG gggGCTGGGCTGGAGATCTATCTTGGCAGCATCTGCAGCCTGGTTGGAAATGGCATTCACCACTGCAAAGAAGGGATCCTGATCAAG GACTTTGCAGACGAACTGGACACCATGCCCAAAATCACCATGATAAAGAATGTGATCCACAACAACGAAGGCTACGGGGTGATCCTGGTGAAGCCAGAAAACGATCCCCGTTTGGGGAGGACCGGGGCGCACGCCACAG ACGCGGCGGAGGACGGGAGTGTGGCAGAGGAGGCCCCGGACAGCGGCGAGCAGAGGGACGAGGGCCGCGATGGCGGACCGCCCCCCGTGACCGTGGAGGAGAGCCCCTCGGAGGCACGCCCCCCCCGCAGGCGCAGCGGCGTCCCCCCCGAGTTCACCGAGGGCAACAACGCCATCAAGAGGGAGCTGGCGGCCACGTCCGCCAAAAAGAGGCGTCTTGCGAGGAGCCGGGCCGAGGAGTTGGGGGTCACCCAGACGGACGACAGCCTGCTGTCCCAAGAGATGTTTGTGTCCATCGAGGACAACCAGTTCAAGAGGAACGGCATGGGCAGCTTCGGTACCTTCCTGTACTGA
- the shcbp1 gene encoding SHC SH2 domain-binding protein 1 isoform X1 produces MADEIVCSITEQLNSNEQETENVNIEGRVEISPRKVDLESVTEMETVGMHEIRRDILQVTQGLFQNEDDDINDSGTDYLTGDKPGTLLQRAERVGDVALPDTFQTNQLLYYERFKAYQDYMLGDCKTSEVWAFTADYLEKVVEPGDWRALWCTDVFDVLVEVVDVDYKELKAKVELVLPLQCERKGCELTEDSMKDLLEATQHKVPLQELHVVYDDTGDFDQTALAVEHLRFFCRHIWRKWDEEDEDDDFDYFVRCVEPRLRLHYDILEDRVPAGLVAEYHALLDRCSQKFQEFSSLRNGISSDSESELNNVSMVEGLKMCEQMEALKRKLRIIENPLLRYVLGYRGNSGQPCYSAKGLRSAGGRAVHVVSSCMTVGLLQKLMADKLCPSFSGEEFELQFYSDLLLALSACYEGDTVIVCPGHYHVAGSISIPDSIEVEGYGLPDEVVIEQKCKGDTFIETTGANIKISNLKFIQHDAIAGIFCVRQGKLEMENCVLQCETTGVIVRTSAQLSMNMCDLYGAKGAGLEIYLGSICSLVGNGIHHCKEGILIKDFADELDTMPKITMIKNVIHNNEGYGVILVKPENDPRLGRTGAHATERCLSDAAEDGSVAEEAPDSGEQRDEGRDGGPPPVTVEESPSEARPPRRRSGVPPEFTEGNNAIKRELAATSAKKRRLARSRAEELGVTQTDDSLLSQEMFVSIEDNQFKRNGMGSFGTFLY; encoded by the exons atggcAGACGAAATTGTTTGTTCAATTACCGAACAACTGAATTCGAATGAGCAGGAGACTGAAAATGTCAACATCGAAGGAAGGGTGGAGATTTCACCGAGAAAAGTTGATTTGGAGTCCGTAACTGAAATGGAAACAGTCGGGATGCATGAAATACGACGTGATATTCTTCAAGTGACGCAAG GTCTATTTCAGAATGAAGACGATGACATCAatgacagtggaacagattacTTGACTGGTGACAAACCTGGCACTCTTCTGCAGAGGGCAGAACGCGTTGGTGATGTGGCCCTTCCGGACACTTTCCAGACCAATCAGCTGCTGTACTATGAGCGATTTAAGGCCTACCAGGATTACATGTTAG GTGACTGCAAGACATCTGAAGTGTGGGCCTTTACAGCCGACTATCTGGAGAAGGTCGTGGAGCCTGGTGATTGGCGGGCACTGTGGTGCACCGATGTTTTTGACGTGCTGGTGGAG GTGGTGGACGTGGACTACAAAGAACTGAAGGCCAAGGTGGAGCTGGTGCTTCCTCTGCAGTGTGAGAGGAAGGGCTGTGAGCTGACTGAGGATTCCATGAAGGACCTCCTGGAGGCCACCCAGCACAAAGTTCCCCTGCAGGAGCTCCACGTGGTCTATGACGACACTGGGGACTTTGATCAAACTGCACTGGCTGTGGAGCACTTACG GTTTTTCTGCAGGCACATCTGGAGGAAGTGGGACGAAGAAGACGAGGACGATGACTTTGACTACTTTGTCAGATGCGTGGAGCCTCGCCTCAGGCT gcaCTATGACATCCTGGAGGACAGGGTTCCAGCAGGGCTTGTGGCCGAGTACCACGCCCTGCTGGACCGCTGCTCGCAGAAGTTCCAGGAGTTCTCCAGCCTGCGCAACGGCATCAGCAGCGACTCCGAGTCGGAGCTGAACAACGTGTCCATGGTGGAGGGGCTGAAGATGTGTGAGCAGATGGAGGCTCTCAAGCGCAAACTGAGGATCATCGAGAACCCGCTGCTCAG GTACGTACTGGGCTACAGGGGGAACTCAGGCCAGCCGTGCTACAGTGCCAAGGGCCTTCGCtctgcgggcgggcgggcggtgcACGTGGTCTCCTCCTGCATGACCGTTGGCCTCCTGCAGAAGCTGATGGCTGACAAGCTGTGTCCCTCTTTCTCCGGGGAggagtttgagctgcag TTCTACAGCGATCTCCTGCTGGCTCTGAGCGCGTGCTACGAAGGGGACACTGTCATCGTCTGCCCCGGACACTACCACGTGGCCGGCTCCATCAGCATTCCCGACTCCATCGAAGTGGAAG GATATGGACTGCCGGATGAAGTGGTTATTGAACAGAAATGTAAAGGAGACACCTTCATAGAGACCACCGGGGCCAATATCAAGATTTCCAACCTGAAATTCATCCAGCACGATGCCATTGCAGGCATATTTT GTGTGCGCCAGGGGAAGCTGGAGATGGAGAACTGTGTCCTTCAGTGCGAGACGACGGGTGTGATCGTGCGGACCTCTGCTCAGCTCTCCATGAATATGTGCGACCTGTACGGGGCAAAG gggGCTGGGCTGGAGATCTATCTTGGCAGCATCTGCAGCCTGGTTGGAAATGGCATTCACCACTGCAAAGAAGGGATCCTGATCAAG GACTTTGCAGACGAACTGGACACCATGCCCAAAATCACCATGATAAAGAATGTGATCCACAACAACGAAGGCTACGGGGTGATCCTGGTGAAGCCAGAAAACGATCCCCGTTTGGGGAGGACCGGGGCGCACGCCACAG AACGCTGCCTTTCAGACGCGGCGGAGGACGGGAGTGTGGCAGAGGAGGCCCCGGACAGCGGCGAGCAGAGGGACGAGGGCCGCGATGGCGGACCGCCCCCCGTGACCGTGGAGGAGAGCCCCTCGGAGGCACGCCCCCCCCGCAGGCGCAGCGGCGTCCCCCCCGAGTTCACCGAGGGCAACAACGCCATCAAGAGGGAGCTGGCGGCCACGTCCGCCAAAAAGAGGCGTCTTGCGAGGAGCCGGGCCGAGGAGTTGGGGGTCACCCAGACGGACGACAGCCTGCTGTCCCAAGAGATGTTTGTGTCCATCGAGGACAACCAGTTCAAGAGGAACGGCATGGGCAGCTTCGGTACCTTCCTGTACTGA